The DNA window GACCAGCATGGCCAGGAGGCAAACAGTGCAATGGCATCAGCTCGTGCGACATGGGCGGGCAGGCGGGGAGTGGGGGAGTTGAGAGAGATTCTCAATAATGAAGATTCTAATAGTCGGCCGCCGCCTTGGCAATGTCGCGTTGATCCGGCCCCCCAGAATATTCGCCACCCTGGCGCCGGGTCGGTTCTCTTTGAGAACGTGGTGAATGCCTTACCCCTTCTAGCCGGGGAGCCCTATTCGTCGATGCCGTACTGTTCCAGCTTCTTTTTGAGCGTGGTGCGGTGCATGCCCAGCACGCGCGCGGCGGCCGCGACCTGGCCGCGACTGTGGGCGACGGCGGCCGCCAGCACGGGCGGCTCCACCAGATTCAACAGCCGCTGGTGCAGATCGGCCAGATCCCCGGTCGCCAGCTCCTCTTCCGTCCAGCCGGTGAGGAGCGCCGCCAGCTGTTCCTGCGGCGAACCCTGCGGGGTCGCATGCGTCGGCGGGGCGGGAGCAGGCAGGTGATCAGGTTCAATGACCGCATCGCGGGCCAGGATCAGGGCGTGTTCCACCGCGTTTCGCAGTTCGCGCACGTTCCCCCACCAGGAGCGACTTTCCAGTTCGGCCAGGGCCGCTTCGCTGATGCGGGCGTTCTTTTTCTTCGCTCCTGTCGAGTCGCTGCCCGCGCTCGCGCCCGAGTCTCCCGCCGGGCCGTCGGCCAGGCTGGCCAGAAAGTGGCGGGCCAGTTCGCGAATGTCGCCCGGCCGGCTGCGCAGCGGCGGCAGGTCGATCTGGAACGTGGACAAGCGGAAATACAGATCGTGGCGAAACTCTCCGGTCACCGTTAGTCGCTGCAGGTCGCGATGCGTGGCTGAGACAACGCGGAAACTGGTCGGCGTGGGCCGATCGGCCCCGACCGGCGTCACTTCGCCTTGCTCCAGGCAGCGAAGCAGTTTGACCTGCGTCGGCAGGGGGATATCGGCGACCTCGTCGAGAAACAGCGTCCCGCCTGAGGCTTCCACCAGCAACCCCTTGCGGGCTTGCTCCGCGCCGGTGAACGCCCCGCGGACATGTCCGAACAGCTCGCTTTCCGCCAAAGCCGGGCTGAGAGCGGCCACGTTGACGGCAATAAACGGTCCGTCGCTGCGGCGACTATAGCGATGGATGGCCCGGGCGGCCAGTTCCTTGCCGACGCCGCTTTCTCCCTGGAGCAGCACGCTGGCTTCCCGCGGCGCCGCCAGGGCGATCCGCTTGAAAACCTCCTGCATGGCGAGCGAAGAACCGACGAGCCCTTCGACACGTTCCGAGGTCGCCGGCGATTCCACCGCCGGCTCCAGGGCGCGGGTCAGCACCTGTTCAATCTGGTTGAGATCAAACGGCTTGACGATGTATTCAAACACGCCCGCGTTGATCGCTTGCACGGCCGTTTCCAGATCGCCAAAGGCCGTGATCACAATGATCGGCGCGGCTCCAGTATGCTGGCGCAGTTCGCGGATGGCGGAGAGCCCATCGATGCCCGGCAGGCGAATATCCAGCACGACCGCCTGCGGCGTCTCCTGGGCGGCCAGTTCGATGGCGCGTTCGGCGGTGGAGGCGGTGACGGCGGCGTAGCCCATCCGGCGACTCAATTGCTCCAGCGCCCAACAGATAGAAGGTTCGTCGTCGACGATCAAAATGGCCATTAAAGAATCGGCACGGCGGCGGGCGCCGGCCCCTGTGCTAACGGGATGGTGACTTGGAATTCGGTCTGTCCCAGCCGTCGTGAAAAGGCGATCCGCCCGGCGTGCGCTTCCGCGACCATTCTGGCAATCGCGAGCCCCAGCCCGGCTCCTTCCCGTTTCTCGGTAATCAACGGCTCAAACATCTGCTGGCTATCGATTCCCGGCCCGGGGCCCGTATCGGCCACCCGGAGCACCGCGTGTGCATCGCTTGCAGTCACTGTCATTGTAACCTGTCGCACGGGAACGGTCTCGCCCGGCCTGATCTGGGCGGCCGCCTCCACCCCGTTGAGGGCCAGGTTGATCACCATCTGTTCCAGTTCGTCAGCCGCTCCCCACACCAGGACCGGCCCGTCGGCAGCGGGAGCCTGGAGCGTCACCCCCACATGCTGGGCGGCGGGCGAGAGCAGCGGCAACAACGTTTGCACCAGCGCCCCCAGGTCGACCTGTTCCCGATTGGACGACGCCGGCTGTCCCAGCGTGAGGAACCGCCGCAGGTACTTTTCCATCAGGGTCAGCTGGCGGACGGCCACCTCCAGGTACTCGTCCGCTCCTTGCGGGCAGTCGCGACCATGCAGATCGAGCGCCATGCGGCAACCGGTGGCTGCGTTCCGCAACTGATGGGCGACGCTGCCGCCCAGCTGGCCCAGAGCACTCAAGCGTTCCTTGCGACGGACCTCGTCCTCGTAACGGACCAGGATTGCGGCCATCCGATTGACGGCTTCCGCCAGATCACGGATTTCGTCGTTCTGGACGGGCGTCGGCATGGGGGCGAAGTCGCCTTCGGCGATCCGCTCTACCTGGCTGCGGAGCTGTCCAATCGGCCGGGTCGCGCGGGCGGCGACGACCGCCGTCACGCCAATCAGGGCAAGCAGTGCCAGGACGCCAATGACCAGCGGCGGCCAGATCTCTTCGTTCCGGGCTTTCCGCCATTCCGCCCGCGGATACAGGATGTGCAGCAGCACGCGATCGCCGCCTACGGCCCGCCGATCAAGTTCCACGATCATGTGGAAGAACTCTTTGCCGGCCAGTTCGACCGGTCCTGTCAGTTGTAGCGACTGCCAGTTCTGGACCGGTTCGCCCGTGGGCAGGGGAATCAGCTGCTCGCTGCTGACGGCGAGCAGTTCACCTTCGAGACTGGTCGCGGCGTACTCGGCCCCGCTCAGTCCTTGCATCTGTCGCAACACGACCGCCCCCAGGGGGAAGTTCGACTGCGAGAGCGTTTCGGCCACGTTCCGCAGCCGGCCTTCCAGCTGCTGTTGCTGGCGACGGGTCGACAGCCACGCGTTGAGCACGCTGACGGCCGCCATCGCAGCCAACAGCACGCCGGCCATGGGCGCGAGTAATTGAAATCGTAACGGGTAACGCATCGACCCTACCTGGAAATACGTAAGCAGCGCCGCAGAATCGCACCGGTTGGCCGCCGAGCCAGGAAACTCGGGCGAATGTTTTGTCGCGGCGACGTCAGGCTCAAGCTATGATAGAAAGAAAAGTCGCCCTTTGTTGGAGACTGTCTCCTGGAATCTCTGTCCTTTCCCGCGATGCGCCCGCCGATGAACAGCCCTTCCCGCCTGCAAGGAATTTTCACGCCCAACATTGTGCCGCTCGATGCACAGGGCGAAATCAACGAGTCGGAAACCCGGCGATATGTCGACTGGCTGATCGACCGTGGCGTGCATGGCCTGTATCCCAACGGATCGACCGGCGAATTCACCCGCTTTACCGTGGAAGAACGCCGTCGCATTATCGAAATTATCGCCGACCAGACCGCTGGCCGCGTGCCGATCCTGGCCGGAGCCGCCGAAGCCAACACGCGGGAGACGATCCGCGCCTGCGAACATTACCACAGCCTGGGCGTCAGGGCGGTCGCGATTGTGGCGCCGTTTTATTTCAAGCTGAGCCCGGCCGGCGTGTTCGCCTATTTCAAAGAGATCGCGGATAACTCGCCGATCGACATTACCCTGTACAACATCCCGTTGTTCGCCTCGCCGATCGACGTGCCGACGGTCGCCAAACTGGCTGAGTCGTGCGACAAGATCGTCGCCATCAAGGATTCGTCCGGCGACATCCCCCATATGATGCGGATGATCGCCCAGGTGCGGCCGCTGCGGCCCGACTTCAGCTTTCTGACCGGCTGGGACGCCGCGCTCATGCCGCTGTTGCTGATCGGATGCGACGGCGGAACCAACGCCACCTCGGGCGTGGTGCCGGAAATTACGCGCAAGCTCTACGATCTGACCATGGCGGGAAAAATCGACGAAGCCCGCAGCCTGCAGTATCGCTTGCTCACGCTGTTCGACGCCATGATTCTGAATTGCGAGTTCCCCGAAGGCTTCCGCGCCGCCTTGCGGCTGCGGGGGATCAACACGGGCGTCGGTCGCCAGCCGCAATCGCCGACGCAGCAGATCGCCCTGGACCAGCTCAGCCGGGAACTGCAGTGCCTGTTGTCGGCGGCCGGCTTTACGGACGAACCGATCGGCGGCTGCCCTGTCGGCCAGATGCAGGACGACGCCCAATACGACTCGGACGAAATCACCCGGATCGTGCAAGGCGTGGTCGGCGAACTCAAACGCCGCGGCATGGCCCATTAAGCAATCAGCACGGGCCCAGCGTTAGAGCCACCCGGCTCCCCCAGACCTGACGGGCTGGCGTTCCCGGCGGCGAGCGGACTCACAAATGATTGGGTTTTGCGGATAAACCGGGCCGATCGCCTGGTGGGGAAGAACTTTTTTCGAGAACCCGTTTCCCCCTCTTGCAATGATCGGCTTCGTGCGTAAACTATCCTTTTCCAACTGCGGATGTGGCGGAATTGGCAGACGCGCAGGATTCAGGTTCCTGTGCCCGCAAGGGCGTGGAGGTTCGATTCCTCTCATCCGCATTGGTTTTTCTTTCGACGATGTTTCGGCTGCAGGCCGAACGTCGTCTGGCCGGTGGGCGGCAGTTCTTTCGCCCCGCATGGATCTTCTGGCAACGTGAGCGATACTCCATTGCCGCCGCCTGAAGAATCTCCTGGCTTGCCTGCGGAACCTGTTCCGGCAGCAGCTTTCCCCGATCTGGATTCCAGCAACTCAGAGCTGTCTCCTGCAAACGACGCCTGCCTGACGCTAGCGCCTCGTCCCCAGGGGCCGATCGCACGCTTCTTCCTCGACGCCACGAATCGGCTGCGCACGCCGTTTCGCCTTTTCCTGTTTATTGTGGTGCTGGCTGTTCTGCTGGTAGGACTGCAGATTGACGTCTTCCTGGCCCTGGTGGCAGGGCTGTTATGGCAAGAGGTTCCCCTGGGCGAAGTGGGGCCGCGGATCCTGCAGCTGGCCGATACGCAGCCGCTGGCCCTGCAGTTCTTTCTGGCCGGACCGACCGTGCTGGTCACGCTTGTCGTGCTGGAGTTGTTCCGCCGGCAGGTTGACCGGCGGACGCTCATGTCGTCGGGCTTTGTCCCGGTCACCGCGCGTCGAGTCGGTTTGGCAGGCTTCGGCCTGGTTATCGGCGGCGGAGTGATTGCCGCCGGGGCTTTTTTCGCCTGGGCGGCCGGCCAGTATGTCGCGAGCGATCCCGCGCCAATTGGCTGGGTCTGGTGGTCGCTGCTTCCGACCCTGATTTTGATGGCGTTTTTTGAGGAGATCGTCTTTCGCGGCTATCTGCTGCAGAACTTTCGCGATATCGGCTGGCCCGTGACAGGGGTGGTGATCAGTTCCGTCCTGTTCTGGCTGGTGCACTCCTTTAATCCGGCCGCCTGGTCGACCGTCTGGATCGGCGTCAACCTGTTCGGCGCTGGCGTCGCCCTCAGTCTGGCCTATATGGCCAGCGGTGATATCTGGTTTCCTACCGCGGTGCATTTCGCCTGGAACTATATGCAGGCGCCGTTGCTGGGAATTCCGGTCAGCGGGATGGAAACGGAGTCGCTGCTGCGCATCGAACCGCGGCCTGATATCGCCGACTGGATCAGCGGCGGCGGCTTCGGGCTGGAAGGATCGGCAGTCTGCATTCCGCTGAATCTGGTCCTGTGTGCGATTTTTGGCGCTATGATCTGGCGTCAATCCGCCGGCAAGATCGACGCCAGCCTGCCTGCAGACGAGCGATAATTTCGCCGAGAGCTCCTGCGGTAAGGGCGTCTTGCCACTGCGGATGCGTGAGTCCCTGAAAGAGCCGGCCCATGCAACAAGGGGGCGAATGCGATAGACAGGGAAACCCGCTCTCCCCCATCATGATCTTGCCCTGGATCGCCGACGGGGTGGAAAACAACGGCGACAAAAGTTCCGTGAACCTTACCCCAGGAAAGAATCGTATTGATTCGTAAAGGCCGGGGTGATACATAAATGTTTTCCCAGTTTGGCTAGTTAGCAATCTTGCCGCTGGGGCTGTGGCCGTTTACGATGGAAGTAACTTCTTTCTTACGAATAAGATAAGTAAACGGAATTAGCTTTCTTACCTCTCTTCCCTCCAAGAGGTTGCAATGCGCGGTTCGATATTTTCCGCCAAACGCTTGCGCGTTTCCAGCGTAGTTTTGGCGATGGTCATGGTAGTAGCCACGCTGGCTGCTTACCTCACTACGATTGCAGGCCCCCTCGAAAAGCCGCAAGCGAACGATCGCCAGATCACGCTGGTGGTGGTTTCGCTCATGCGTCGAGATCATCTCTCCAAGCATAAACTCGATGATGAAATGTCCCGTCGCGGCCTGGACCAGTTCCTGAAAAGTCTCGATCCGCTGAAAGTGTATTTCTACCAGTCCGATGTCGACGAATTCATGGCCGACCGCCAGGAGATCGACGACATGCTCAAGCGGGGCGACATCAGCTTTGCCTACACCATTTTCAATCGCTTCCTGCAGCGGGTTGATGAACGGGTGGCGATGATTGACAAGCTGCTGTCCGAAGAGCACGACCTGACCGACGATGAAGAGCTGGTCACCGACCGCGATCTGTTGCGTTACGCCAAAACGCCGGAAGAATCCCGCGAACGTTGGCGGAAACGGATCGAGTACGACCTGCTTGTTCTGAAGAGCGACGAAACCGTAGGGGAAGCGGCCGTCGAAAAGCTCTCGCGTCGATACCACAGCTTCGACAAACGGATGCACCAGTTTGACAGCGATGAACTGTTGGAAATGTACCTCACCTCGGTCACTTCCAGCTACGACCCGCACACCACCTACATGGCGCCTTCGTCGCTGGAGAATTTCCAGATTCAAATGCGGCTGGAGTTGGAAGGCATTGGCGCCGCGCTCCGCTCGGCCGACGGCCAGACCGTCGTCACCAAGATCATCCCTGGCGGAGCCGCTGAAAAGAACGGCAAGCTCAAGCCCGAAGATAAAATCGTCAGCGTCGGCGAAGGCGATGAAGGCGAAATGACCGATATCGTCGACATGAAACTGAACGATGTGGTCAAACGCATTCGCGGACAGGCAGGCACCGTGGTGAAACTGGGCGTCATTTCCGAAGGCACCACGGAAACCAAAGTTTACAAAATCACCCGCGCCAAGATCGAACTGAAAGACAGCGAAGCCCGCGGCGTGATCTTTGAAGACGGCAAAAAGCCCGATGGCTCGGCCTACAAAGTCGGCGTGATCGACCTGCCCAGCTTCTACATGGATATGGACGGCGCCCGCGCTGGACTGGCCGACTTCAAGAGCACCACTCGCGACGTTCGCAAGCTGCTTGATGACTTTACCGCCAAACATGTCGACGTGGTGATCCTCGACCTGCGTCGCAACGGCGGCGGCAGTCTGACCGAAGCGATCAACCTGTCCGGTCTGTTCATCGACCAGGGACCGATGGTCCAGGTCAAAGATTCCGACGGCCGCGTGCAGAAGTATGACGACCTCGACCGCGGCATGGCCTGGGAAGGCCCGCTGGTCGTGCTGACCAGCAAGTTCAGCGCCAGCGCCAGTGAGATTCTCGCCGGCGCCATCCAGGATTACGGCCGCGGACTGATCGTCGGCGACGAATCGACCCACGGCAAAGGCACCGTGCAGAGC is part of the Lignipirellula cremea genome and encodes:
- a CDS encoding sigma-54-dependent transcriptional regulator; translated protein: MAILIVDDEPSICWALEQLSRRMGYAAVTASTAERAIELAAQETPQAVVLDIRLPGIDGLSAIRELRQHTGAAPIIVITAFGDLETAVQAINAGVFEYIVKPFDLNQIEQVLTRALEPAVESPATSERVEGLVGSSLAMQEVFKRIALAAPREASVLLQGESGVGKELAARAIHRYSRRSDGPFIAVNVAALSPALAESELFGHVRGAFTGAEQARKGLLVEASGGTLFLDEVADIPLPTQVKLLRCLEQGEVTPVGADRPTPTSFRVVSATHRDLQRLTVTGEFRHDLYFRLSTFQIDLPPLRSRPGDIRELARHFLASLADGPAGDSGASAGSDSTGAKKKNARISEAALAELESRSWWGNVRELRNAVEHALILARDAVIEPDHLPAPAPPTHATPQGSPQEQLAALLTGWTEEELATGDLADLHQRLLNLVEPPVLAAAVAHSRGQVAAAARVLGMHRTTLKKKLEQYGIDE
- a CDS encoding sensor histidine kinase, yielding MRYPLRFQLLAPMAGVLLAAMAAVSVLNAWLSTRRQQQQLEGRLRNVAETLSQSNFPLGAVVLRQMQGLSGAEYAATSLEGELLAVSSEQLIPLPTGEPVQNWQSLQLTGPVELAGKEFFHMIVELDRRAVGGDRVLLHILYPRAEWRKARNEEIWPPLVIGVLALLALIGVTAVVAARATRPIGQLRSQVERIAEGDFAPMPTPVQNDEIRDLAEAVNRMAAILVRYEDEVRRKERLSALGQLGGSVAHQLRNAATGCRMALDLHGRDCPQGADEYLEVAVRQLTLMEKYLRRFLTLGQPASSNREQVDLGALVQTLLPLLSPAAQHVGVTLQAPAADGPVLVWGAADELEQMVINLALNGVEAAAQIRPGETVPVRQVTMTVTASDAHAVLRVADTGPGPGIDSQQMFEPLITEKREGAGLGLAIARMVAEAHAGRIAFSRRLGQTEFQVTIPLAQGPAPAAVPIL
- a CDS encoding dihydrodipicolinate synthase family protein, with product MNSPSRLQGIFTPNIVPLDAQGEINESETRRYVDWLIDRGVHGLYPNGSTGEFTRFTVEERRRIIEIIADQTAGRVPILAGAAEANTRETIRACEHYHSLGVRAVAIVAPFYFKLSPAGVFAYFKEIADNSPIDITLYNIPLFASPIDVPTVAKLAESCDKIVAIKDSSGDIPHMMRMIAQVRPLRPDFSFLTGWDAALMPLLLIGCDGGTNATSGVVPEITRKLYDLTMAGKIDEARSLQYRLLTLFDAMILNCEFPEGFRAALRLRGINTGVGRQPQSPTQQIALDQLSRELQCLLSAAGFTDEPIGGCPVGQMQDDAQYDSDEITRIVQGVVGELKRRGMAH
- a CDS encoding CPBP family intramembrane glutamic endopeptidase — its product is MSDTPLPPPEESPGLPAEPVPAAAFPDLDSSNSELSPANDACLTLAPRPQGPIARFFLDATNRLRTPFRLFLFIVVLAVLLVGLQIDVFLALVAGLLWQEVPLGEVGPRILQLADTQPLALQFFLAGPTVLVTLVVLELFRRQVDRRTLMSSGFVPVTARRVGLAGFGLVIGGGVIAAGAFFAWAAGQYVASDPAPIGWVWWSLLPTLILMAFFEEIVFRGYLLQNFRDIGWPVTGVVISSVLFWLVHSFNPAAWSTVWIGVNLFGAGVALSLAYMASGDIWFPTAVHFAWNYMQAPLLGIPVSGMETESLLRIEPRPDIADWISGGGFGLEGSAVCIPLNLVLCAIFGAMIWRQSAGKIDASLPADER
- a CDS encoding carboxy terminal-processing peptidase, which encodes MRGSIFSAKRLRVSSVVLAMVMVVATLAAYLTTIAGPLEKPQANDRQITLVVVSLMRRDHLSKHKLDDEMSRRGLDQFLKSLDPLKVYFYQSDVDEFMADRQEIDDMLKRGDISFAYTIFNRFLQRVDERVAMIDKLLSEEHDLTDDEELVTDRDLLRYAKTPEESRERWRKRIEYDLLVLKSDETVGEAAVEKLSRRYHSFDKRMHQFDSDELLEMYLTSVTSSYDPHTTYMAPSSLENFQIQMRLELEGIGAALRSADGQTVVTKIIPGGAAEKNGKLKPEDKIVSVGEGDEGEMTDIVDMKLNDVVKRIRGQAGTVVKLGVISEGTTETKVYKITRAKIELKDSEARGVIFEDGKKPDGSAYKVGVIDLPSFYMDMDGARAGLADFKSTTRDVRKLLDDFTAKHVDVVILDLRRNGGGSLTEAINLSGLFIDQGPMVQVKDSDGRVQKYDDLDRGMAWEGPLVVLTSKFSASASEILAGAIQDYGRGLIVGDESTHGKGTVQSLLDLGQQLFRIPNPPNLGALKITMQQFYRPSGDSTQQRGVLADISLPSVTNHMDVGEADLDFALAFDKVDPAEFTKLDRVQANQVSELKARSVARRAESEDWAKLLRNIERYRDQKQRKSVSLNEAKFNAQRAELDADKIETEELEEQINGQEEIVKRDFYFEEVMRIALDYVALLQGQKLAIKN